One Streptomyces fagopyri DNA window includes the following coding sequences:
- a CDS encoding alpha/beta fold hydrolase encodes MTSVVHHRTATVSGLEVFYREAGDPQAPTLVLLHGFPTSSHMFRRLIPALADRYHVIAPDHIGFGQSAMPSPQDFPYTFEALTQVTSDLLDQLGVDRFAMYVQDYGAPIGWRLALRTPDRVTAIVTQNGNAYVEGFVKPFWDGVFAYAEAPGPETEAPMRGALTPEITRWQYVNGVADPSLVSPDNWVHDQALLDRPGNDEIQLKLFRDYPTNVDLYPKVHQYFRDSQVPVLAVWGANDEIFGPAGAEAFRQDLPQAEIHLLESGHFALESHLENITQYIRDFLGRVVA; translated from the coding sequence ATGACTTCCGTAGTCCATCACCGCACCGCCACCGTCAGTGGCCTCGAGGTCTTCTACCGGGAGGCCGGCGACCCGCAGGCACCGACCCTGGTCCTGCTCCACGGCTTCCCGACCAGCTCGCACATGTTCCGCCGGCTGATCCCGGCGCTCGCCGACCGCTACCACGTCATCGCGCCGGACCACATCGGCTTCGGCCAGTCGGCGATGCCCTCCCCGCAGGACTTCCCCTACACCTTCGAGGCGCTCACCCAGGTCACCTCCGACCTGCTCGATCAGCTGGGTGTCGACCGGTTCGCGATGTACGTGCAGGACTACGGGGCTCCCATCGGCTGGCGGCTCGCGCTGCGGACCCCGGACCGCGTCACCGCGATCGTCACCCAGAACGGCAACGCCTATGTCGAGGGCTTCGTCAAACCCTTCTGGGACGGGGTGTTCGCCTACGCCGAGGCGCCCGGACCGGAGACCGAGGCCCCGATGCGCGGCGCCCTGACCCCCGAGATCACCCGCTGGCAGTACGTGAACGGAGTCGCCGACCCCAGCCTCGTCAGCCCCGACAACTGGGTCCACGACCAGGCACTGCTCGACCGGCCGGGCAACGACGAGATCCAGCTCAAGCTCTTCCGCGACTACCCGACCAACGTGGACCTCTACCCGAAGGTCCACCAGTACTTCCGCGACTCCCAGGTGCCGGTGCTCGCCGTCTGGGGCGCCAACGACGAGATCTTCGGGCCCGCGGGCGCCGAGGCGTTCCGCCAGGACCTGCCCCAGGCCGAGATCCACCTGCTCGAATCGGGGCACTTCGCGCTGGAGAGCCACCTGGAGAACATCACGCAGTACATCCGCGACTTCCTCGGCCGCGTCGTCGCCTGA
- a CDS encoding aldo/keto reductase family protein: protein MRFRKLGSSDLEVSEISLGSWLTYSGGIQAEQTRACTEAAFDAGINFFDTANVYGRGAAESAWGEILSQHPRDSYVLATKVWGQMSDTDQGLSGEQIGKQIDASLQRLRTDHVDLYQAHRFDVTVPIEETVEALQKVVRQGKARYLGFSEWTPEQIRTAVDIAGPELFVSSQPQYSMLWQAPEAEVFPVCAASGISHIVWSPLAQGVLTGKYKPGQPLPADSRFANDAMSGSKDLVLNDAALEAVQRLVPVAEGAGLSLPSLALAWVLRRGEVASAITGASRPEQVHANAAAAGVHLTDDVLAAVDAALGDVPVSRPTLAPFAAEGVLRR from the coding sequence ATGCGTTTTCGGAAACTCGGCAGCTCGGACCTGGAGGTCTCGGAGATCTCGCTCGGTTCCTGGCTCACCTACTCCGGCGGGATCCAGGCCGAGCAGACGCGTGCCTGCACCGAGGCCGCGTTCGACGCGGGCATCAACTTCTTCGACACGGCCAATGTCTACGGCCGGGGCGCGGCCGAGTCGGCCTGGGGCGAGATCCTCTCCCAGCACCCCCGTGACTCCTACGTCCTGGCGACCAAGGTCTGGGGGCAGATGTCGGACACCGACCAGGGCCTGTCGGGCGAGCAGATCGGCAAGCAGATCGACGCCTCGTTGCAGCGCTTGCGGACGGACCACGTCGACCTGTACCAGGCCCACCGCTTCGACGTGACCGTGCCGATCGAGGAGACGGTCGAGGCACTCCAGAAGGTCGTACGGCAGGGCAAGGCCCGCTACCTCGGTTTCAGCGAGTGGACCCCCGAACAGATCCGGACGGCCGTGGACATCGCCGGGCCGGAGCTGTTCGTCTCGTCGCAACCGCAGTACTCGATGCTGTGGCAGGCGCCCGAGGCGGAGGTGTTCCCGGTGTGCGCGGCGAGCGGCATCTCGCACATCGTCTGGTCCCCGCTGGCGCAGGGCGTGCTCACGGGCAAGTACAAGCCGGGACAGCCGCTCCCCGCCGACAGCCGCTTCGCCAACGACGCGATGAGCGGTTCCAAGGACCTCGTCCTCAACGACGCAGCCCTGGAGGCCGTGCAGCGGCTCGTTCCCGTGGCGGAGGGCGCGGGGCTGAGTCTGCCGTCTCTGGCGTTGGCGTGGGTGCTGCGCCGGGGTGAGGTGGCATCGGCGATCACCGGAGCCTCGCGACCCGAGCAGGTGCACGCCAACGCCGCAGCCGCGGGCGTGCACCTGACGGACGACGTGCTGGCCGCGGTCGACGCGGCGCTCGGTGACGTGCCGGTCAGCCGTCCGACTCTCGCACCGTTCGCGGCCGAGGGCGTCCTGCGCCGCTGA
- a CDS encoding vWA domain-containing protein — translation MNADTSGAPDVAGTPDIAGTPDVAGPPDTPAVPDTPEAPHAPRAPDAAGALDRDKLFAARLHAARVRPYLATALFALHAVESRRVPTMAVDRYWRCYVSPRFVDRTSVEELAGVWVHEVSHLLRDHHGRSDRVAREQGLTGPAERLRMNIAADCEINDDVFGEGLHRPEGAVMPETLALPEGELMEDYLRQFRLGPRTQSLAWLDCGSGADGLDREWELGPDGAYGLSDQERDAVRFRVAQGITARPGNAPGGWRRWAREAFQPPQPWRDLLGAAVRSAASGSGAGEDYTYGRPSRRSAGVPRAVLPSLRRRPPRVAVVIDTSGSVGDDELGSALREVAAISRAVGGRRDLITVLPCDASARIVHPLCRAEGIPLVGGGGTDLRTGFARALRRGPRPDVIVVLTDGQTPWPSERPPCRTVVGLFPRQSSSSSWDEDDPDYVPDSPPVWARVVVIESTPATR, via the coding sequence ATGAACGCGGACACATCGGGGGCGCCTGACGTCGCGGGGACGCCTGACATCGCGGGGACGCCTGACGTCGCGGGTCCCCCGGACACGCCCGCGGTACCGGACACACCCGAAGCACCGCACGCGCCCCGGGCACCGGACGCGGCCGGGGCACTGGACCGCGACAAGCTGTTCGCCGCCCGGCTGCACGCCGCCCGGGTCAGGCCCTACCTGGCGACGGCGCTCTTCGCCCTGCACGCCGTGGAGTCGCGGCGGGTCCCGACGATGGCCGTCGACCGGTACTGGCGGTGCTATGTGTCACCACGGTTCGTGGACCGGACGTCGGTGGAGGAACTGGCCGGAGTATGGGTGCACGAGGTGTCCCATCTGCTGCGCGACCATCACGGGCGCAGCGACCGGGTCGCGCGCGAGCAGGGGCTGACGGGCCCGGCCGAACGGCTGCGGATGAACATCGCGGCGGACTGCGAGATCAACGACGACGTGTTCGGCGAGGGGCTCCACCGCCCCGAGGGCGCGGTCATGCCGGAGACCCTGGCATTGCCCGAGGGCGAGCTCATGGAGGACTATCTGCGCCAGTTCCGGCTCGGGCCGCGCACCCAGAGCCTGGCCTGGCTGGACTGCGGCAGTGGCGCCGACGGACTGGACCGGGAATGGGAGCTGGGACCGGACGGAGCGTACGGCCTCAGCGACCAGGAACGGGACGCCGTCCGGTTCCGAGTGGCGCAGGGCATCACCGCACGTCCGGGAAACGCTCCCGGGGGATGGCGGCGATGGGCGCGGGAGGCGTTCCAGCCGCCGCAGCCGTGGCGGGACCTGCTGGGAGCGGCGGTCCGTTCGGCGGCCTCCGGCTCCGGCGCGGGCGAGGACTACACGTACGGCCGGCCGTCGCGGCGCTCGGCCGGGGTGCCCCGCGCCGTACTGCCGAGCCTCCGGCGCAGACCTCCTCGCGTCGCCGTGGTCATCGACACCTCCGGGTCGGTCGGTGACGACGAACTGGGCAGCGCGCTCCGGGAGGTCGCCGCGATCTCCCGTGCCGTGGGCGGCCGCCGCGACCTCATCACCGTACTGCCGTGCGACGCGTCCGCCCGGATCGTGCACCCGCTCTGCCGAGCGGAAGGAATTCCGCTGGTGGGCGGTGGGGGGACCGACCTGCGGACGGGCTTCGCCAGAGCCCTCCGCAGGGGGCCTCGGCCGGATGTCATCGTGGTCCTGACCGACGGTCAGACCCCCTGGCCGAGCGAGCGGCCACCGTGCCGGACGGTGGTCGGCCTCTTCCCCCGGCAGTCCTCGTCCTCCTCGTGGGACGAGGACGACCCCGACTACGTCCCGGACTCACCGCCCGTGTGGGCGCGGGTGGTCGTCATCGAGTCGACTCCCGCCACCCGGTGA
- a CDS encoding DUF427 domain-containing protein: MGLSWQQGPLSASAIGHFLTPEPLPQRLLFAERLRRRMRVRFNGTWIADSENVLLLHEPGRYPVAYYPRTDVDPQALVRSDKVTRHQDLGETTWYAVRVGDRVTERAAWELTAPPGHAAAFEDRVAFAWRAMDAFYEEDERILGHAADPYHRIDIRDTSRTVEVRLADTVVARSEHPVVLYESGFAPRWYVPRADIDESLLSPAEGQTFCPYKGLCDYYDIGTAHRAAWSYRDAYSEVARIEGMVSFEPDQVEVRLDGRRLEIEPGQKVVAHGVDRGLDADEITSR; the protein is encoded by the coding sequence ATGGGACTGTCCTGGCAGCAAGGTCCCCTCTCCGCGAGCGCGATCGGACACTTCCTCACTCCCGAACCCCTGCCGCAGCGCCTGCTGTTCGCCGAGCGGCTGCGCCGCCGTATGCGCGTGCGGTTCAACGGGACCTGGATCGCCGACAGCGAGAACGTCCTGCTGCTGCACGAGCCCGGCCGCTACCCGGTCGCCTACTACCCCCGCACGGACGTGGATCCGCAGGCACTGGTCAGGAGCGACAAGGTCACCCGGCATCAGGATCTCGGTGAGACCACCTGGTACGCCGTGCGCGTGGGCGACCGCGTCACCGAACGCGCCGCCTGGGAACTCACCGCTCCGCCCGGGCACGCCGCCGCCTTCGAGGACCGCGTCGCCTTCGCCTGGCGGGCGATGGACGCCTTCTACGAGGAGGACGAACGCATCCTGGGACACGCGGCGGACCCGTACCACCGTATCGACATCCGTGACACGTCCCGCACGGTGGAAGTCCGCCTCGCGGACACGGTGGTGGCCCGCTCCGAACACCCGGTGGTGCTCTACGAGTCCGGCTTCGCCCCGCGCTGGTACGTCCCGCGCGCGGACATCGACGAGAGCCTGCTGAGCCCCGCCGAGGGACAGACCTTCTGCCCTTACAAGGGGCTGTGCGACTACTACGACATCGGCACCGCGCACCGCGCCGCCTGGTCGTACCGCGACGCCTACAGCGAGGTCGCCCGGATAGAGGGCATGGTCTCCTTCGAGCCGGACCAGGTCGAGGTCCGTCTCGACGGCAGGCGGCTGGAGATCGAGCCGGGCCAGAAGGTCGTCGCGCACGGAGTCGACCGCGGTCTCGACGCCGACGAGATCACGTCGCGTTGA
- a CDS encoding MOSC and FAD-binding oxidoreductase domain-containing protein: protein MATLLSVNVGKPKDVSWQGRTVHTGAWKAPVHGRRMVRHLNIDGDGQGDLAGHGGENRAVLVYQLESYRYWEKELSRQDLTPGSFGENFTVDGLPDDEVCIGDRYRIGEAEFEVTQPRVTCYRVGMRLGEPAMASLLVAHHRPGFYLRVITEGHVQAGDDITRTRQGPEVLSVADTDALLYLPDRDPAQLRKALSIPALSPGWQQSFRELAQGGPTKREPGWPGFTRLRVARLVPETPSVTSIHLDATDGTPLPEARPGQYLSLRVTTGKDAPAVRSYSLSSAPGAPTYRISVKREPHGRVSGYLHACLRPGDLVDIASPRGTFVLEDGTRPVVLVSAGIGATPVLAMLHRLAAVRDPRPVWWIHTARDRAQHVFAAESRALLARLPLGRAYICYTAADDVTGREGETHVHRGRPTARSLADMAIPADADAYLCGPPAFMDALGGHLRAQGLPAERIHTEVFSALPAINPGITAEPAVRPHQPTGIEAAGSGATGPLVTFARSGISTAWSPERASLLDLAEACDVPTRWSCRTGVCHTCVTPVVSGDIAYTVPPLEPPEAGTALICCSRPTTEVVLDL, encoded by the coding sequence ATGGCGACGCTGCTGTCCGTGAACGTAGGGAAGCCCAAGGACGTCTCGTGGCAGGGAAGGACCGTCCACACCGGCGCGTGGAAGGCACCCGTGCACGGCCGCCGGATGGTGCGGCACCTGAACATCGACGGAGACGGCCAGGGTGATCTGGCGGGACACGGAGGCGAGAACCGGGCGGTCCTCGTCTACCAGCTGGAGTCCTACCGGTACTGGGAGAAGGAGCTGAGCCGCCAGGACCTCACCCCCGGCAGCTTCGGGGAGAACTTCACCGTCGACGGCCTCCCCGACGACGAGGTGTGCATCGGCGACCGCTACCGCATCGGCGAAGCGGAGTTCGAGGTCACCCAGCCCCGCGTCACCTGCTACCGCGTCGGGATGCGCCTGGGCGAACCCGCCATGGCCTCCCTCCTGGTCGCCCACCACCGCCCCGGCTTCTACCTGCGTGTCATCACCGAGGGACATGTGCAGGCCGGCGACGACATCACCCGCACGCGACAGGGTCCGGAAGTGCTCAGCGTCGCCGACACCGACGCGCTGCTCTACCTCCCCGACCGTGATCCCGCGCAGCTGCGCAAAGCCCTGAGCATCCCCGCCCTGAGCCCCGGATGGCAGCAGTCGTTCCGCGAACTCGCGCAGGGCGGGCCGACGAAGCGGGAGCCGGGTTGGCCCGGCTTCACGCGCCTGCGCGTGGCCCGCCTCGTCCCCGAGACCCCCAGCGTCACCTCGATCCACCTCGACGCCACCGACGGCACACCGCTGCCCGAGGCCCGGCCCGGTCAGTACCTGTCCCTCCGGGTCACCACGGGAAAGGACGCCCCCGCCGTACGGAGCTACTCCCTGTCCTCCGCGCCGGGCGCCCCCACCTACCGCATCAGCGTCAAACGCGAGCCGCACGGCCGGGTCAGCGGCTACCTCCACGCGTGCCTCCGCCCCGGGGACCTCGTGGACATCGCGAGCCCCCGGGGGACGTTCGTCCTCGAAGACGGCACCCGCCCGGTCGTCCTCGTCTCCGCGGGGATCGGCGCCACCCCCGTGCTGGCGATGCTCCACCGGCTCGCCGCGGTCCGGGACCCCCGCCCGGTGTGGTGGATCCACACGGCCCGGGACCGCGCGCAGCATGTCTTCGCGGCCGAGTCCCGGGCACTGCTGGCCCGGCTCCCCCTCGGCCGCGCGTACATCTGCTACACTGCGGCCGACGACGTCACCGGGCGCGAGGGGGAGACCCACGTCCACCGAGGCCGTCCGACCGCTCGGTCGCTCGCGGACATGGCCATTCCGGCGGACGCCGACGCCTACCTCTGCGGGCCGCCCGCCTTCATGGACGCCCTCGGAGGTCACCTGCGCGCGCAGGGGCTGCCGGCCGAGCGGATCCACACCGAGGTGTTCAGCGCCCTGCCGGCCATCAACCCCGGGATCACTGCCGAACCGGCGGTCCGGCCGCACCAGCCGACCGGTATCGAGGCGGCCGGTTCCGGGGCCACCGGTCCGCTCGTCACCTTCGCCCGCAGCGGCATCAGCACCGCGTGGTCACCGGAGCGCGCGTCCCTCCTCGACCTCGCGGAGGCCTGCGACGTCCCCACCCGCTGGTCCTGCCGCACCGGGGTGTGTCACACCTGTGTCACCCCGGTCGTCTCCGGCGACATCGCCTACACCGTCCCGCCCCTCGAACCTCCCGAGGCAGGCACGGCCCTGATCTGCTGCAGCCGGCCGACCACCGAAGTCGTCCTCGATCTCTAG
- a CDS encoding AAA family ATPase, producing MSTHARSRATDTPATPPHPAPLDVAGALLALLRDTSTEPRPDIQLEALTLAVAADLPVLLWGEPGIGKTAALTQLAASLDLPLTTVIASVHEPSDFSGLPVVGDDPAEQGVPMAPPDWAVRLVRAGRGLLFLDELSTAPPAVQAALLRLVLERRVGALRLPPGVRIVAAANPRASAADGWELSPPLANRFVHLQWTHDHEVVVRGLGGTWPRATLPRLDPERLPGAVDLARRAVCGLLTARPGLVHRLPSNETRRGGPWPSPRSWEMTLCLIAFATAAGSSREVMSLLVRGTVGDGPGLELLAGLDRIDLPDPEVLLADPQSAALPERGDLRQAVLDGVVEAVRKRPERTRWEAAWALLVRAVETGAPDLVVVPANTLASLRHEDWDVPASIDKLAGAVSLSRRADRAAARTAVAAPAGR from the coding sequence ATGTCCACCCACGCCCGTTCCCGCGCGACCGACACCCCCGCCACTCCGCCCCACCCCGCCCCACTCGACGTCGCCGGCGCGTTGCTGGCCCTGCTGCGCGACACGTCGACCGAACCGCGCCCCGACATCCAGCTGGAGGCCCTGACCCTGGCCGTCGCCGCCGACCTGCCCGTACTCCTGTGGGGTGAACCGGGGATCGGCAAGACCGCGGCGCTGACACAGCTCGCGGCGTCCCTCGATCTGCCGTTGACCACGGTGATCGCCAGCGTCCACGAACCGTCCGACTTCTCGGGACTGCCCGTCGTCGGAGACGATCCGGCGGAGCAGGGTGTGCCGATGGCCCCGCCGGACTGGGCGGTACGGCTGGTCCGGGCCGGCCGGGGACTGCTCTTCCTCGACGAGCTGTCCACCGCCCCGCCGGCCGTCCAGGCCGCTCTGCTCCGCCTCGTCCTCGAACGGCGCGTCGGCGCCCTGCGGCTGCCGCCCGGGGTCCGGATCGTGGCCGCCGCCAACCCGCGGGCCTCGGCGGCCGACGGCTGGGAGCTGAGCCCGCCGCTGGCCAACCGGTTCGTCCACCTTCAGTGGACCCACGACCACGAGGTCGTGGTCCGCGGGCTCGGCGGGACCTGGCCGCGGGCCACGCTGCCACGGCTCGACCCCGAGCGGCTGCCGGGGGCCGTGGACCTCGCCCGCCGAGCGGTGTGCGGGCTCCTCACCGCCCGCCCCGGGCTCGTCCACCGGCTGCCGAGCAACGAGACGCGCCGGGGCGGCCCCTGGCCGTCTCCCCGGAGCTGGGAGATGACACTGTGTCTGATCGCCTTCGCGACCGCGGCCGGCTCCTCCCGTGAAGTCATGTCCCTGCTGGTCAGAGGCACCGTGGGGGACGGTCCGGGGCTGGAGTTGCTGGCCGGTCTCGACCGGATCGACCTCCCGGACCCCGAGGTGCTGCTCGCCGATCCGCAGAGTGCCGCCCTGCCGGAACGCGGGGATCTGCGCCAGGCCGTGCTCGACGGTGTGGTGGAGGCGGTCCGCAAGCGCCCGGAGAGGACCCGCTGGGAGGCCGCGTGGGCGCTCCTGGTCCGCGCGGTGGAGACCGGAGCACCGGACCTCGTGGTCGTGCCCGCGAACACACTCGCCTCGCTGCGCCACGAGGACTGGGACGTTCCGGCGTCGATCGACAAGCTCGCCGGAGCGGTCTCCCTGTCCCGGCGGGCCGACCGCGCGGCGGCACGGACCGCGGTCGCCGCGCCGGCCGGCCGATGA